In Spirobacillus cienkowskii, a genomic segment contains:
- a CDS encoding GAF domain-containing protein, giving the protein MIVKKRFFFEDKNICSTIDNNIKQFLHSYNINEYFPENEYSEFTFLAAKTLNCPIAFISFVSHDSLIVKSVVGLDNQFVKNKVDFQCFNFVHDTPVIVNDTLCDKNLIKNSFVFRSSYIRFYAAVPLITNDGNTIGSLCIMDNKINHLSESQILYLQYLANRIVQKLELRRLNIIKNNPCYKKYVLAEGKVSKKIISKHKTSKLIKLFFKINKSNKKFKPIKIKELMYVINYYFKNTLSKYDIKFNISLDSDKNTLFECKSSYTMRNLIYLLNVSIETVKAEKFRWINLNIKNLVYDLEFSITDSCKIKNHYISSSKNTQDFLL; this is encoded by the coding sequence ATGATAGTTAAAAAAAGATTTTTTTTTGAGGATAAAAATATTTGTTCAACAATAGATAATAATATAAAGCAATTTTTGCATAGTTATAATATTAACGAATATTTTCCTGAAAATGAATATTCTGAATTTACCTTTTTGGCAGCAAAAACTTTAAATTGTCCGATTGCGTTTATAAGTTTTGTTAGTCATGATTCTTTGATAGTGAAGTCTGTTGTTGGATTAGACAATCAATTTGTAAAAAATAAAGTTGATTTTCAATGTTTTAATTTTGTTCATGATACTCCAGTTATTGTAAACGATACGTTATGCGATAAAAATTTAATAAAAAACTCTTTTGTTTTTAGGAGTTCTTATATCCGTTTTTATGCTGCGGTCCCGTTAATTACAAATGATGGTAATACAATTGGGTCCTTATGTATTATGGATAACAAGATCAATCATTTATCTGAGAGTCAAATTTTATATTTGCAATACTTGGCCAATCGAATTGTTCAAAAACTCGAATTGAGAAGATTAAACATAATAAAGAATAACCCTTGTTATAAAAAATATGTTTTGGCTGAAGGAAAAGTGTCTAAAAAAATTATTTCAAAGCATAAAACTAGTAAATTAATTAAATTATTTTTTAAAATTAATAAATCAAACAAAAAATTTAAACCAATTAAAATTAAAGAATTAATGTATGTAATTAACTACTATTTTAAAAATACATTAAGTAAATATGATATAAAGTTTAATATTTCTTTAGATTCAGATAAAAACACTCTTTTTGAGTGTAAGTCTTCATATACAATGAGAAATTTGATTTATTTATTAAATGTTTCGATCGAAACCGTAAAAGCAGAAAAATTTCGTTGGATAAACTTAAATATAAAAAATTTAGTTTATGATCTAGAATTTTCAATAACAGATAGCTGTAAAATAAAAAATCATTATATTTCAAGCTCAAAAAACACCCAAGATTTTTTATTGTAA
- a CDS encoding ATP-binding protein, protein MVKTYSCLLVGVDVVTLEIETVIGSGFSGLSILGLSAEATRDMRERVRSALESIGIQIPARRIVVNITPSELAKISRLSLSQLDFAVAASIIYALHQENQNSAPLFFPEKQYLAGELSLSGELKELQNPLIYQSILLNSEIYPSLCLPVSAKEYLSLSIQHKIEFFYNLKDWYNSRKEIKNPELLKINLSNRDKMDSQIEDEINNNSETEFLERVKEVESIITILLKNPRICVALLVASVGQHHILIAGEPGVGKSFALQKILKLLNPLTEREKLDIKLIHSVVEDVARPLRCPHHSATPAALIGGSSLKPGEVSLAHCGVLFLDELAEFSSSSLESLREPLDAKQVFLSRAGGNIRYPANFQLCATTNPCACGFLFSNKKACRCHPRESRKYLQKISEPLLDRFCLQVWAEPYQPEVDLKDPFVQQLNNIFKNGNLSYFSRHFLRIMSLGGKELGQEVDKFNAMNFLQNNVDFNSCSLRGQEKIINLVNSFNLLFPEIGIDEKIINSIMNYRILDKMFSQRNIF, encoded by the coding sequence ATGGTAAAAACTTATTCGTGTTTGCTAGTTGGGGTTGACGTTGTCACTCTTGAAATTGAAACCGTCATTGGCAGCGGTTTTTCTGGACTGAGTATCTTGGGGCTCAGTGCTGAAGCAACTCGAGACATGCGAGAAAGAGTCCGTTCGGCATTAGAAAGCATAGGGATTCAAATTCCTGCAAGGCGAATTGTTGTGAATATTACACCAAGTGAGTTAGCCAAGATTTCAAGATTGTCTTTATCGCAACTTGATTTTGCTGTTGCTGCTTCAATAATTTATGCGTTGCATCAAGAGAATCAAAATAGTGCACCATTGTTTTTCCCAGAAAAACAATATTTAGCGGGTGAGCTTTCTTTATCAGGCGAACTAAAGGAACTACAAAATCCATTAATTTACCAATCAATTTTATTAAATTCAGAAATATATCCAAGTTTGTGCTTACCTGTGTCTGCAAAAGAATATTTAAGTTTGTCGATACAGCATAAAATTGAGTTTTTTTATAATTTAAAAGATTGGTATAATAGTCGAAAAGAAATAAAAAATCCTGAATTACTAAAAATAAATTTATCTAATAGAGATAAAATGGATTCACAAATTGAAGATGAAATAAATAATAATTCTGAAACTGAGTTTTTAGAAAGAGTAAAAGAAGTAGAAAGTATAATCACAATTTTGTTAAAAAATCCTAGAATTTGTGTAGCATTACTTGTTGCATCTGTTGGACAACATCATATTTTGATTGCAGGAGAGCCTGGTGTTGGCAAAAGTTTTGCATTGCAAAAAATTTTAAAATTATTGAATCCATTAACAGAAAGAGAAAAACTTGATATTAAACTTATTCACTCTGTTGTTGAAGATGTTGCAAGACCGTTGCGTTGTCCTCACCATTCGGCAACTCCTGCTGCTCTTATTGGAGGCAGTAGCTTAAAGCCAGGAGAAGTGTCTTTGGCGCATTGCGGAGTGTTGTTTTTAGATGAGTTGGCAGAGTTCTCTTCGTCAAGTTTAGAGTCGTTAAGGGAACCACTTGATGCAAAGCAGGTATTTTTATCTCGTGCTGGTGGAAATATTCGCTATCCCGCAAATTTTCAATTGTGTGCGACAACAAATCCTTGCGCTTGTGGTTTTTTATTTTCAAATAAAAAGGCTTGTCGTTGTCATCCCAGAGAAAGTCGAAAATATTTACAAAAAATTAGTGAACCATTACTGGATAGATTTTGTTTACAAGTTTGGGCAGAACCTTACCAACCAGAAGTTGACTTAAAAGATCCTTTTGTACAGCAACTCAATAATATTTTTAAAAATGGTAATCTATCGTATTTTTCAAGACATTTTCTTCGAATCATGAGTTTAGGAGGTAAAGAATTGGGGCAAGAAGTCGATAAATTTAATGCAATGAATTTTTTACAAAATAATGTTGATTTTAACAGTTGTTCTTTACGAGGACAAGAAAAGATAATTAACCTTGTTAATTCTTTTAATTTGTTATTTCCAGAAATAGGAATTGATGAAAAAATTATAAATTCTATTATGAATTATAGAATATTAGATAAAATGTTTTCTCAAAGAAATATTTTCTAG
- a CDS encoding response regulator, which yields MSKTILIVDDVPTIRNLVKFALSKAGFSIIEAEDGSVGLSLIKTQNIDLVISELHMPVMGGFDLAKAIKADPKIRHVPIFILTKDPNPEDAQQGKEIGVNAWIIKPFVPDKLLAAVKKALS from the coding sequence ATGAGCAAGACAATTTTAATTGTCGATGATGTACCAACAATCAGAAATCTTGTGAAATTTGCTCTTTCTAAGGCTGGGTTTTCTATTATCGAAGCAGAAGATGGTTCAGTTGGGTTGTCATTAATTAAAACACAAAACATTGATTTGGTTATTTCAGAACTGCATATGCCTGTTATGGGGGGTTTTGATTTAGCAAAAGCAATAAAAGCAGACCCTAAAATTCGACATGTTCCTATATTTATTTTGACAAAAGATCCCAATCCTGAAGATGCGCAACAAGGTAAAGAAATAGGAGTCAATGCCTGGATTATTAAACCTTTTGTACCTGATAAATTACTAGCAGCTGTAAAAAAAGCGTTGAGTTAA
- a CDS encoding rhodanese-like domain-containing protein: protein MKLNCEEFVKMYHTGDSKKKVLLDIREPSECTSGMLKDAINIPMSVFESRFSEIAKDKEVFIYCRSGARAERAETFLIHKGYKLTRYLQPGGYEELKNMF from the coding sequence ATGAAGCTAAACTGCGAAGAGTTTGTAAAAATGTATCATACTGGGGATAGCAAAAAAAAAGTTTTATTAGATATTAGAGAACCTTCAGAATGCACATCAGGTATGCTTAAGGATGCCATCAATATTCCTATGTCTGTATTTGAATCAAGATTTTCAGAAATAGCAAAAGATAAAGAAGTTTTTATTTATTGTCGCTCAGGTGCGCGAGCAGAAAGAGCGGAAACATTTTTAATTCATAAGGGTTATAAATTAACAAGATATTTGCAACCAGGTGGGTATGAAGAGCTTAAAAATATGTTTTAA
- a CDS encoding ABC1 kinase family protein gives MPSSILQKFRNVGRLTHIVNILARYGFKREIQRTELGDLLHTNKNESEPLIHPSHTHLSRAKRLAMAFEELGPTFVKLAQLLSMREDLLPKSYVYEFKRLCDKVKPIAFKVVEKTLENELTPQLLEEIEFFDPKPLGSASIGQVHRAKLKNGEHVVFKIQKPEVDNLINNDLAILMAIATILETALPELKLLRPTLIISELKRSLLNELDYSREAANTERMRQFFKNNNNIEIPIINYKFCTSKILCMSEIQGTKLTEGIELNDKDKIAKIGIEAFLEMTFEFGIFHGDLHPGNFILIKDNKLGIIDFGITVRLKKDLRNTLAFMFYSLGKHDIETCARLFVELTENDDLSHSSQLESEILEILDHIVTMPHQDFQLGKTLMKIARVSAKWNAPLERELILFFRALMALEIFAKSVQPRFKILEFALSYYEDHKLLQFNKNWLEKNLGLAMHDSGAFLKDLPITLRILAKKLQSGSLSFQVKCDDIVYLSREVDRASNRLSLAILLGAIVLGSSIATYGKQGRLYDFLASVGLIGFGIALLLGLWLIIEIIRSGRFK, from the coding sequence ATGCCATCAAGTATTCTACAAAAATTTAGAAATGTTGGAAGACTCACCCACATTGTTAATATTTTAGCACGTTACGGTTTTAAACGAGAAATTCAACGCACCGAACTCGGCGATCTTCTTCATACCAATAAAAACGAGTCAGAACCTTTGATTCATCCATCGCACACTCATTTATCTCGAGCTAAAAGACTTGCAATGGCTTTTGAAGAACTTGGCCCCACATTTGTAAAACTGGCACAATTACTCTCTATGCGAGAGGATCTGCTTCCTAAAAGTTATGTTTATGAATTTAAAAGATTATGTGACAAAGTCAAACCCATCGCTTTTAAAGTTGTTGAAAAAACATTAGAAAACGAACTTACTCCCCAATTACTTGAAGAAATTGAATTTTTTGATCCCAAACCGCTTGGTTCTGCTAGCATTGGTCAAGTGCATCGCGCCAAACTAAAAAATGGTGAGCATGTTGTCTTTAAAATTCAAAAACCAGAAGTCGATAATTTGATCAATAACGATCTTGCAATTTTAATGGCAATTGCAACAATTCTCGAAACAGCATTACCAGAACTTAAACTTCTTAGACCAACATTAATTATTAGTGAATTAAAACGTTCTCTGTTAAATGAGCTTGATTACTCACGTGAAGCAGCAAACACAGAACGTATGCGACAATTTTTTAAAAATAATAATAATATTGAAATTCCAATAATCAATTATAAATTTTGTACATCAAAAATTTTATGTATGAGCGAAATTCAGGGAACTAAATTAACCGAAGGGATTGAGCTTAATGATAAAGATAAAATAGCAAAAATTGGGATTGAAGCGTTTTTAGAGATGACGTTTGAATTTGGTATTTTTCATGGCGATCTCCATCCCGGAAACTTTATTTTAATTAAAGATAATAAACTTGGAATTATTGATTTTGGAATTACCGTTCGCTTAAAAAAAGATTTGCGCAACACTCTTGCATTTATGTTTTATTCCCTAGGAAAACATGACATCGAAACCTGTGCAAGGCTATTTGTCGAGTTAACAGAAAATGATGATTTGTCTCATAGCTCTCAGCTTGAGTCAGAAATTTTAGAAATTCTCGACCACATTGTCACAATGCCTCATCAAGATTTTCAATTAGGCAAAACATTAATGAAAATTGCTCGCGTGTCTGCAAAATGGAATGCTCCTTTAGAAAGAGAATTGATTTTATTCTTTCGAGCATTAATGGCACTTGAAATTTTTGCAAAAAGCGTACAACCCAGATTTAAAATTTTAGAATTTGCACTCTCTTACTATGAAGATCATAAACTATTGCAATTCAATAAAAATTGGCTCGAAAAAAACCTTGGACTTGCAATGCATGATTCTGGAGCATTTTTAAAAGATCTCCCCATCACACTTAGAATTTTGGCAAAAAAATTACAGAGTGGCTCGCTTTCCTTTCAAGTAAAATGCGATGATATTGTATACTTATCTCGTGAAGTTGACAGGGCATCAAATAGACTTAGCCTTGCTATCCTACTCGGTGCAATTGTACTTGGCAGTAGTATTGCTACTTATGGAAAACAAGGTAGACTATACGACTTCCTAGCATCAGTGGGTCTTATTGGCTTTGGAATTGCCTTATTACTAGGATTATGGCTGATTATCGAAATTATTCGATCAGGAAGATTTAAGTAG
- a CDS encoding histidine triad nucleotide-binding protein, whose translation MTEKTIFEKILHGEIPCKPIYEDEYTLAFHDINPQAPVHILVIPKRKIINVANSNESDIEQMGRVLFTAKKVAVISGIDKTGYRLIINNGDDGGQTVYYMHCHILGGRSLSWPPG comes from the coding sequence ATGACAGAAAAAACAATTTTTGAAAAAATTCTACATGGTGAAATTCCATGCAAACCTATTTATGAAGACGAATACACTCTTGCTTTTCATGATATCAATCCGCAAGCTCCTGTTCATATTTTAGTTATTCCTAAAAGAAAAATTATCAACGTTGCAAACTCCAACGAGTCTGACATTGAACAAATGGGACGAGTTCTCTTTACAGCAAAAAAAGTTGCAGTAATATCAGGTATAGACAAAACTGGTTATCGGTTAATTATAAACAACGGCGATGATGGCGGCCAAACAGTTTACTACATGCATTGCCACATTCTTGGTGGGCGCTCCCTATCCTGGCCACCAGGTTAA
- a CDS encoding sulfite exporter TauE/SafE family protein, which produces MTFMDSIILYILVGAASGTLAGLLGLGGGVVIVPTLAYIFSQMGISHDHIMHLAIGTSLTTMVFTSFFSTLAHHKYKRVEWQVVKKFVPGIIIGSILGTFLSNQLETKSLTLIFAIYLILISIQMFIKSNSDLNKSTKKSKLKESYPILTLGGMGVGTLSGLLGVGGGTLTVPFLTLLRKKIHNAIGISAASGLFATLFGTISYIGFSLGTPNLPEGSFGFVYLPAVIVIALVSSIFAPLGSKLSGVLSAKVLMRVFSIILLFISIKLLVTYVT; this is translated from the coding sequence ATGACGTTCATGGACAGCATTATTTTATATATATTAGTTGGGGCTGCATCGGGTACGCTTGCAGGATTGCTTGGACTTGGTGGTGGCGTGGTTATTGTTCCAACCTTAGCCTATATCTTTTCACAAATGGGAATTTCACACGACCATATTATGCATTTGGCAATTGGGACATCATTAACCACCATGGTTTTTACTTCGTTTTTTTCTACTCTTGCGCATCATAAATATAAGCGGGTTGAATGGCAGGTGGTCAAAAAATTTGTACCTGGAATCATTATTGGATCAATTTTAGGTACATTTTTATCCAACCAACTTGAAACAAAATCATTAACATTAATTTTTGCTATCTATTTAATTTTAATTTCCATTCAAATGTTTATTAAATCAAACAGCGACCTTAACAAATCAACAAAAAAATCAAAACTAAAAGAAAGTTATCCAATCCTCACTTTAGGAGGCATGGGTGTTGGAACATTATCGGGCCTTTTAGGAGTAGGAGGCGGAACTCTGACCGTTCCATTTTTAACACTCTTAAGAAAAAAAATTCACAACGCCATTGGCATTTCTGCAGCCTCTGGACTTTTTGCCACACTGTTTGGCACTATTAGTTATATTGGTTTTAGTCTTGGCACTCCAAATTTGCCAGAAGGATCGTTTGGTTTTGTATATCTTCCAGCTGTGATTGTTATTGCATTAGTGAGTTCTATATTTGCACCTTTAGGAAGTAAGCTTTCAGGAGTTTTGTCTGCAAAAGTATTGATGCGGGTCTTCTCAATTATTTTATTATTTATTTCTATTAAATTGCTTGTCACATATGTCACATAA
- a CDS encoding vitamin K epoxide reductase family protein, with protein MDQQSYDGNNLETQTKISIFSIIIGIIGFFLSLYALIVHIQLLLKSGLAPVCDFTTTVGCSNVIGSSYGEIAAIPLGAWGMAYFAIILSAALLPKFCKVNLKWLANLELIIAVVGFFSVSILFYISYFILKMLCPTCSAIHVTVVIYAVLKVNQFFKTRSLKQSESSNALVTFLAVSLCLGIPPLAAGLLSPILVNYFKDSSSVSSDQVKNNTTTDANNSNVNIQSQTPEVTPPQSPQPPAPENLLVINKTNYVGNGEDYRRGDDNSKVIVQVFSDYGCPHCKTATDAIIKAQDIVGLDKVLFVYRFFPLSNQCNPYVPSSGGYPYSCSLAEATRCAGQQNKFWEFKSWAFSGQYWDNQERAKSFSLAGMQSYAASLGMDVNAFTFCVENHVELQKLKDDAVIANKLNIQGTPLILINGTPYEGAHTGEAFVQAYIQRLQKLN; from the coding sequence ATGGATCAACAAAGTTATGATGGTAATAATTTAGAAACTCAAACTAAAATTAGTATTTTTTCAATAATAATAGGGATTATAGGTTTTTTCTTATCGCTATACGCTTTAATTGTACACATACAATTATTGCTGAAATCAGGATTAGCACCAGTTTGTGACTTTACAACAACTGTTGGATGTTCAAACGTTATAGGCAGTTCTTACGGAGAGATTGCGGCAATTCCTCTTGGTGCATGGGGAATGGCTTATTTTGCGATTATACTTTCTGCTGCTCTTTTGCCAAAGTTTTGTAAAGTTAATTTAAAATGGCTTGCGAATTTAGAGTTAATTATAGCTGTAGTTGGATTTTTTTCTGTAAGTATTTTATTCTATATTTCTTATTTTATATTAAAAATGCTTTGTCCTACTTGCAGTGCGATTCATGTGACAGTTGTGATTTACGCTGTTTTAAAAGTGAATCAGTTTTTTAAAACGCGTTCGCTAAAACAATCAGAATCATCAAATGCGTTAGTCACTTTTTTAGCAGTTTCTTTGTGTTTAGGGATTCCTCCACTTGCTGCAGGTTTGTTGTCGCCAATTTTGGTTAATTATTTTAAAGATAGTTCGTCAGTTAGCTCAGATCAAGTGAAAAATAACACAACAACTGATGCCAATAATTCGAATGTCAATATACAAAGTCAAACGCCAGAAGTTACACCACCACAATCACCACAACCACCAGCGCCAGAAAATTTATTAGTAATAAATAAAACTAATTACGTGGGAAATGGAGAAGATTATCGTCGTGGTGACGATAACTCTAAGGTTATTGTGCAAGTGTTTTCGGATTATGGTTGTCCCCATTGTAAAACAGCAACAGATGCAATTATTAAGGCTCAAGATATTGTAGGACTTGATAAGGTATTATTTGTTTATCGATTTTTTCCTTTAAGCAATCAATGCAATCCTTATGTGCCCTCATCAGGAGGCTATCCCTATTCTTGTTCTCTTGCTGAAGCAACTCGCTGCGCTGGCCAACAAAACAAGTTTTGGGAATTTAAATCGTGGGCATTTTCTGGTCAGTATTGGGATAATCAAGAAAGAGCAAAAAGTTTTTCGTTAGCAGGAATGCAATCGTATGCCGCTTCATTAGGAATGGATGTCAATGCATTTACTTTTTGTGTTGAAAATCATGTAGAGTTGCAAAAATTAAAAGATGATGCCGTCATTGCAAATAAACTCAATATTCAAGGCACACCTCTTATTTTAATTAATGGCACACCTTATGAAGGTGCGCATACAGGCGAAGCGTTTGTGCAAGCATATATACAAAGGTTACAAAAGCTAAATTAG
- the deoC gene encoding deoxyribose-phosphate aldolase yields MVKFSHQNLEQDYYFREELLNNFSSKKLTKLIDSTLLKQNIAKTEIDKLCQEAITFDFRAVCLPPCFLQQAKKLIENSSVQLCTVVAFPLGFQTLETKIHEIENALINGVDEIDFVQNVSLVKEQNWSELKLEYQAVVRAAKNKIVKVILETALLSEEEIYQCSFLAASSGIHIVKTSTGFASRGALLSDVKIMRAALNQFQQETGVYVGIKASGGVRNHHDALQFVQEGAIRIGTSSGCNIVNQRESTTNY; encoded by the coding sequence ATGGTTAAATTTAGTCATCAAAATTTAGAACAAGATTATTATTTTAGAGAAGAACTTCTTAATAATTTTTCATCTAAAAAGTTAACAAAACTAATAGATTCTACATTATTAAAACAAAATATTGCAAAAACTGAAATTGACAAACTGTGCCAAGAAGCAATAACTTTTGATTTTAGAGCTGTGTGCTTGCCTCCTTGTTTTTTACAGCAAGCAAAAAAATTAATTGAAAACTCATCGGTACAACTTTGCACAGTGGTTGCTTTTCCCCTTGGTTTTCAAACATTAGAAACAAAAATTCATGAAATAGAAAATGCATTAATAAATGGTGTCGATGAAATAGATTTTGTGCAAAATGTTTCGTTGGTAAAAGAGCAAAATTGGTCTGAACTAAAATTAGAATATCAAGCTGTTGTTCGCGCAGCAAAAAATAAAATTGTAAAAGTGATTTTAGAAACAGCGTTGCTTTCAGAAGAAGAAATTTATCAATGCTCTTTTTTAGCAGCAAGTTCAGGGATTCACATTGTAAAAACGTCTACAGGTTTTGCCTCCAGAGGTGCTTTACTCTCTGATGTAAAAATTATGCGTGCTGCACTTAACCAATTTCAACAAGAAACAGGAGTTTATGTTGGGATTAAGGCGAGTGGTGGTGTGAGAAATCATCATGATGCATTGCAATTTGTCCAAGAGGGAGCCATTCGAATAGGCACAAGCAGCGGTTGTAACATTGTGAATCAACGCGAAAGTACAACAAACTATTAA
- a CDS encoding fatty acid desaturase, which translates to MIFQSVINKFRNNANNFACPHLFFGILVILWQFLLIFVSILFFYFVSVQSFLISTILTIFFVFFNGTRMRALGNIIHECCHARFVPERHMNYQIGKFLCYLELSCFKTYKKDHFSHHKYLGSILLDEDFKVRHKIGLCDKNSLKFKNFMKIIFYPKNWFYLIKSSFDLSNYNKYSLLFYICYCLVLGILISIFGFELIFTFLILPFFTSYQAMKLFSDALDHGGLYFNEKKENKTRNHYFKFSFFNWLFFPRNDCFHLIHHLYPNIPTTKLFLKHIYLMRHDDEYRKRRHCIF; encoded by the coding sequence ATGATATTTCAAAGTGTTATAAATAAATTTCGTAATAATGCAAATAACTTTGCATGCCCTCATTTGTTTTTTGGTATTCTTGTTATTTTATGGCAATTTTTGTTAATTTTTGTTTCGATATTGTTTTTTTATTTTGTTTCAGTTCAAAGTTTTTTAATTTCAACAATTTTGACAATATTTTTTGTGTTTTTTAATGGCACACGGATGAGAGCTTTGGGTAATATTATACACGAATGTTGTCATGCTCGATTTGTACCAGAGCGGCACATGAATTATCAAATTGGTAAATTCTTATGCTACTTAGAACTCAGCTGTTTCAAAACTTACAAAAAAGACCACTTTTCTCATCATAAATATTTGGGTAGTATTTTGCTTGATGAAGACTTTAAAGTCCGGCATAAAATAGGTCTTTGCGATAAAAATTCGTTAAAATTTAAAAATTTTATGAAAATTATTTTCTATCCTAAAAATTGGTTTTATTTAATAAAATCATCCTTCGATTTGAGTAATTATAATAAATATTCGTTATTGTTTTATATTTGTTACTGTTTAGTTTTAGGAATTTTAATCAGTATTTTTGGTTTTGAGTTAATATTTACTTTTTTAATTTTACCTTTTTTTACGTCATATCAAGCTATGAAATTGTTTTCAGATGCTTTGGATCACGGTGGCTTATATTTTAACGAAAAAAAAGAAAACAAAACAAGAAATCATTATTTTAAATTTTCATTTTTTAATTGGCTTTTTTTTCCAAGAAACGATTGTTTTCATTTAATTCATCATTTATATCCAAATATACCAACAACAAAATTATTTTTAAAGCATATTTATTTAATGCGGCATGATGACGAATATCGCAAAAGAAGACATTGTATTTTTTGA
- a CDS encoding flagellar hook protein FlgE, which yields MPINYALFSAVSGLGTNADGMSVVANNIANANTKSFKTDRAEFEDMLSVSLNEFSQLGRGARLRNITTLFNQGAVTNTGQITDLSVQGDGFFIIKSDVAEVKESNGLFYTRQGSFRFDKDGKLTDPGGARVQGYMPDPDSNNRLSVKMTDLQIITNIIPPRATNLVNVVTNLDVRDRPPVDDFDLSRPADTSNFASAVTIYDNFGYGRQAVIYYVRTTDTTKNEWDWYATVDGAEVSTDPPRNMKGKVLPAVIAKGKVEFDEDGKPILPFKTKAGIPIQVDIIGKSDAATVQFVNGARPQLLQFNFGPTIDEDGVIGTQGSTSLAAKSGVAFHSQDGYEAGYLKTIKIDLDGMIRGTYTNGLERRLGAVALAAFQNNHGLQKIGRNNYIATPRAGEARIGLPQTMSRGSIYSAALEESNVDLAQQFVDMILTQRGFQANSKAITTTDTMLEEIINLKR from the coding sequence ATGCCAATAAATTACGCCTTATTTAGTGCGGTTTCGGGCTTAGGAACCAATGCAGATGGCATGTCTGTGGTTGCAAATAACATTGCAAACGCAAACACCAAATCATTCAAAACAGACAGAGCAGAATTTGAAGACATGCTTTCGGTCAGTTTAAATGAATTTTCGCAGCTTGGTCGAGGTGCTCGGTTAAGAAATATTACAACGTTATTTAATCAGGGGGCTGTGACAAATACGGGGCAAATTACAGACCTCAGTGTTCAAGGAGATGGCTTTTTTATCATTAAAAGTGATGTTGCCGAAGTTAAAGAATCAAATGGTTTATTTTATACGCGGCAAGGAAGTTTTCGTTTTGACAAAGACGGTAAATTGACCGATCCCGGTGGCGCTCGTGTTCAGGGTTATATGCCAGATCCTGATAGCAACAACCGTTTGTCGGTAAAAATGACTGACTTACAAATTATTACTAATATTATTCCTCCTCGCGCCACCAATTTGGTAAATGTTGTGACAAACCTCGATGTGAGAGATCGGCCTCCAGTCGATGATTTTGATTTGTCTCGCCCAGCAGATACCTCAAATTTTGCAAGTGCTGTGACTATTTACGATAACTTTGGCTACGGCAGGCAAGCGGTAATTTACTATGTAAGAACCACAGATACCACTAAAAATGAGTGGGATTGGTATGCCACTGTCGATGGAGCAGAGGTTTCTACTGATCCGCCTCGTAATATGAAAGGTAAAGTATTGCCTGCAGTTATTGCAAAAGGTAAAGTTGAATTTGATGAAGATGGTAAACCTATTCTTCCGTTTAAAACAAAAGCAGGTATTCCTATTCAGGTAGACATTATTGGCAAATCAGATGCCGCTACAGTTCAGTTTGTCAATGGGGCACGTCCACAACTTTTGCAATTTAACTTTGGTCCTACAATTGATGAAGATGGGGTCATTGGCACGCAGGGATCTACCAGTTTGGCAGCAAAATCTGGAGTTGCCTTTCACTCTCAAGATGGATACGAAGCTGGTTACTTAAAAACTATTAAAATTGACTTAGATGGTATGATTCGCGGTACGTACACCAACGGTTTAGAACGGAGGCTTGGAGCTGTTGCGCTAGCTGCGTTTCAGAATAATCACGGTCTGCAAAAAATTGGACGCAATAATTATATTGCAACGCCAAGAGCTGGAGAAGCGCGAATAGGTTTGCCGCAAACCATGTCTCGAGGAAGTATCTATTCTGCAGCCCTAGAAGAATCAAATGTGGATTTGGCGCAGCAATTTGTCGATATGATTCTCACTCAACGTGGATTTCAAGCAAACTCTAAAGCAATTACGACAACAGACACAATGCTTGAAGAAATTATTAACTTAAAACGTTAA